In a single window of the Flavivirga spongiicola genome:
- a CDS encoding sulfate adenylyltransferase subunit 1 → MEVLKIATAGSVDDGKSTLIGRILYDTKSLTTDKLEAIEKTSKQRGYDYLDFSLATDGLVAEREQGITIDVAHIYFSTAKKSYIIADTPGHVEYTRNMVTGASTSQASIILIDARKGVIEQTNRHFFINNLLRIKDVVVAINKMDLVDYSEEIYNKIKADFEDLMSKRDYQGQKITFIPVSALKGDNVVNKTDKMSWYEGQTLLEHLEEIDKADIFNIGTPRFPVQYVVRPKTEDFHDFRGYAGKVYGGNLTVGDDIVVLPSQTKSKIKDIYFYDEKYETASRRSSVTITLENDINVSRGDMIVKDGDLPTIDKQFTANVCWMDSNQLTAGSKYIVQHGINKVLAKVDTIHHKIHPDYSGIDTEVFGLGVNDIASITFKLNKPIFYDQFKNHRTNGSFILIDPQTNNTVGAGFIQ, encoded by the coding sequence ATGGAAGTATTAAAAATTGCAACAGCAGGAAGTGTAGATGATGGGAAAAGTACCTTAATAGGACGTATTCTATATGATACAAAATCATTAACTACAGATAAGTTAGAGGCTATTGAGAAAACAAGTAAACAAAGAGGCTACGATTATTTAGATTTTTCTTTAGCAACAGATGGTTTGGTGGCAGAGAGAGAGCAAGGGATTACCATAGATGTGGCTCATATTTACTTTTCAACAGCTAAGAAGAGTTACATTATAGCAGATACACCTGGTCATGTGGAATACACGCGTAATATGGTAACCGGGGCTTCAACATCTCAAGCATCTATTATTTTAATTGATGCTAGAAAAGGGGTGATCGAGCAAACGAATCGCCACTTTTTTATTAATAATTTATTGAGAATTAAAGATGTCGTTGTAGCCATTAATAAAATGGATTTGGTTGATTATTCAGAAGAAATCTACAATAAAATTAAAGCAGATTTTGAAGACCTGATGAGCAAAAGAGATTATCAGGGTCAAAAAATAACCTTTATTCCTGTGAGTGCTTTAAAAGGAGATAACGTTGTAAATAAAACGGATAAGATGTCTTGGTATGAAGGTCAGACTTTATTAGAACATTTAGAGGAAATAGATAAAGCTGATATTTTTAATATCGGAACTCCAAGATTTCCAGTACAATATGTAGTACGTCCAAAAACTGAAGATTTTCACGATTTTAGAGGTTACGCAGGGAAAGTATATGGTGGGAATTTGACTGTTGGAGATGATATTGTGGTATTACCATCGCAAACAAAATCTAAAATAAAAGATATCTATTTCTATGATGAAAAGTATGAAACGGCTTCAAGACGTTCATCAGTAACTATCACTTTAGAAAATGATATCAATGTGAGTAGAGGAGATATGATCGTGAAAGATGGCGATTTACCAACTATAGATAAACAATTTACTGCTAATGTTTGTTGGATGGATTCAAACCAATTAACAGCTGGTTCTAAATATATAGTGCAGCATGGTATCAATAAAGTGTTAGCAAAAGTAGATACAATTCATCATAAAATACATCCAGATTATTCAGGAATAGATACAGAAGTATTTGGGTTAGGAGTTAACGATATTGCTTCGATAACTTTCAAATTAAATAAGCCAATTTTTTACGACCAATTTAAAAATCACAGAACAAATGGATCATTTATTTTAATCGATCCGCAAACGAATAATACGGTTGGAGCTGGTTTTATCCAGTAA
- a CDS encoding HEPN domain-containing protein — MQSFRTEIENPIVENDIIELANKIELFHNGKIDEEKFRSLRLARGVYGQRQEGVQMIRIKLPYGKVKSNQLRRISEVSDEYSRGRLHITTRQDIQIHYVDLNRTPELWAELERDDVTLREACGNTVRNVTASETAGIDVNEPFDVSPYADALFRSFLRNPICQEMGRKFKVSFSSSDEDTGLSYMHDLGFIAKIENGVRGFKVMLGGGLGSQPRHADVLYDFLETDKIIPVTEGVLRIFDRHGERKSRAKARMKFLIKDIGLEAFKDLVEEEQHAIEFKSVAIDADSYEASTPVEVNEIPQVEIKDQKAFETWKSTNLIPQKQDGYVAIGIKVLLGDFYTDKARLLADLIEKYAAGEIRLSLRQNIVIPFVKEELVPFFYNELEKLGFVEAGYNKAVDITACPGTDTCNLGIASSTGIADELERVIKAEYPQYLNNEDLVIKISGCMNACGQHNMANIGFQGMSVRTPDKLVAPALQVLLGGGNLGDGNGVFADKVVKVPSKRGPEALRRILDDFEANAKGKSFVDYYKEKGERYFYDFLNDLQDVTNLTQDDFIDWGEEEKYVKEIGIGECAGVVIDLITTLFLESEEKIDNAKKSFGDKVYSSAIYHAYSSLVNSAKALLLAENKKTNTHAGIVSQFDELFIASGNIDLGTSFSELIYQINKFAPTEAFAAKYISNANLFLEKVRTFREAESPLAPKGGKITA, encoded by the coding sequence ATGCAAAGTTTTAGAACAGAAATAGAAAATCCGATTGTCGAAAATGACATTATAGAATTAGCTAATAAAATTGAGCTTTTTCATAACGGTAAAATAGATGAAGAAAAATTTAGAAGTCTTCGTTTAGCAAGAGGTGTTTACGGACAGCGTCAAGAAGGTGTGCAAATGATCCGTATTAAATTGCCTTACGGAAAAGTTAAAAGTAATCAATTACGAAGAATTTCGGAAGTGTCTGATGAGTATTCTCGTGGTCGTTTACATATTACGACACGTCAGGATATTCAAATTCACTATGTTGATTTAAACAGAACGCCTGAACTCTGGGCTGAGTTAGAACGTGACGATGTTACACTTAGAGAAGCTTGTGGTAACACCGTTAGAAATGTAACCGCTTCAGAAACTGCGGGAATAGATGTCAATGAACCGTTTGATGTATCACCTTATGCAGATGCGTTATTTCGTTCCTTCTTGAGGAATCCTATTTGTCAGGAAATGGGGCGTAAGTTTAAAGTGTCTTTTTCTTCTTCAGATGAAGATACAGGTTTATCATACATGCACGATTTAGGTTTTATAGCAAAGATTGAAAATGGTGTGCGCGGATTTAAAGTGATGCTTGGTGGTGGATTAGGTTCACAGCCGCGTCACGCAGATGTGTTATATGATTTTTTAGAAACAGACAAAATTATTCCGGTAACAGAAGGTGTTTTAAGAATTTTTGACCGTCATGGTGAGCGTAAAAGTCGTGCCAAAGCACGTATGAAATTTTTAATAAAAGATATCGGGTTAGAGGCTTTTAAGGACTTAGTTGAAGAAGAGCAACATGCTATTGAATTTAAGTCAGTTGCTATTGATGCGGATTCATATGAAGCTTCAACACCGGTTGAAGTAAATGAGATACCACAAGTTGAAATAAAAGACCAAAAAGCTTTTGAAACTTGGAAGTCAACAAATCTGATTCCTCAAAAACAAGACGGTTATGTAGCCATTGGTATTAAGGTGCTTTTAGGAGATTTTTATACAGACAAAGCAAGATTATTAGCCGATTTAATTGAAAAATATGCGGCTGGTGAAATAAGACTATCATTGCGTCAAAACATAGTCATTCCTTTTGTAAAAGAAGAATTGGTACCGTTTTTCTATAATGAATTAGAAAAATTAGGATTTGTAGAAGCAGGTTATAATAAAGCAGTTGATATTACAGCGTGCCCAGGAACAGATACTTGTAATTTAGGAATTGCAAGCAGTACGGGAATTGCAGATGAGTTGGAACGTGTTATTAAAGCTGAATATCCACAGTACTTAAATAATGAAGATTTAGTCATTAAAATTAGTGGTTGTATGAATGCCTGTGGACAACATAATATGGCAAATATTGGTTTTCAGGGTATGTCTGTTCGTACACCGGATAAATTAGTAGCACCTGCATTACAAGTATTATTAGGTGGTGGAAACTTAGGAGATGGTAACGGCGTGTTTGCAGATAAGGTGGTTAAAGTGCCTAGTAAAAGAGGGCCGGAAGCATTACGACGTATTTTAGATGATTTTGAAGCAAATGCAAAAGGGAAATCGTTTGTAGACTATTATAAAGAAAAAGGAGAAAGATATTTCTACGATTTCTTAAACGACCTTCAAGATGTTACTAATTTAACACAAGACGATTTTATCGACTGGGGAGAAGAAGAGAAATATGTTAAGGAAATTGGTATTGGTGAATGTGCCGGTGTGGTTATCGATTTAATAACAACATTGTTTTTAGAAAGTGAAGAAAAGATTGATAATGCTAAAAAATCTTTTGGAGACAAAGTGTATTCAAGTGCCATTTATCATGCTTACAGTTCTTTAGTTAATTCCGCGAAAGCGTTATTATTGGCAGAAAATAAGAAAACAAATACGCATGCAGGCATTGTAAGTCAGTTTGATGAATTGTTTATAGCAAGCGGAAATATAGATTTAGGAACATCTTTTTCAGAATTGATATATCAAATTAATAAATTTGCTCCGACAGAAGCGTTTGCTGCAAAGTATATTAGCAATGCTAATTTGTTTTTAGAAAAAGTAAGAACATTCAGAGAAGCTGAAAGCCCCCTAGCCCCCAAAGGGGGAAAAATAACGGCATAG
- the cobA gene encoding uroporphyrinogen-III C-methyltransferase: MKEKKSHSNNIVSVPPSGVRGRLTVVGAGPGDVDLITLKAIKSIESADVILYDALINEALLKYASSEAELIFVGKRKGCYAFQQEQINELIVSKAKSHGHVVRLKGGDPFIFGRGAEEIDYVRSFGLETFVVPGISSALAVPAYRGIPLTKRNTAESFWVITGTTKNHQLSSDVALAAKSTATVVILMGMSKLDEIVRIFSEENKQGMSIAIIQNGTREDENVGIGTIETIRGIVAEKGLANPAIIVIGDVVKERAVLTSIYKEVNAI, encoded by the coding sequence ATGAAAGAAAAAAAATCACATAGCAACAATATTGTATCTGTCCCCCCTTCGGGAGTTAGGGGGCGTTTAACCGTTGTAGGAGCTGGACCAGGCGATGTGGATTTAATAACGCTTAAAGCTATTAAATCTATTGAATCTGCAGATGTTATCCTGTACGATGCTCTTATAAATGAGGCGTTGCTAAAATACGCATCAAGCGAGGCCGAACTTATTTTTGTGGGTAAACGTAAAGGGTGTTACGCGTTTCAGCAAGAACAAATCAATGAGCTTATAGTTAGTAAAGCTAAAAGTCATGGACATGTTGTAAGGTTGAAAGGCGGAGATCCATTTATATTTGGAAGGGGTGCAGAAGAGATAGATTATGTAAGGTCATTTGGTTTAGAAACTTTTGTGGTTCCCGGAATATCATCGGCTCTTGCAGTACCTGCATATCGAGGGATTCCTTTAACAAAACGAAACACTGCAGAAAGTTTTTGGGTCATTACAGGAACAACTAAAAATCATCAGTTGTCATCAGATGTTGCTTTGGCAGCAAAATCAACGGCAACCGTGGTCATTTTAATGGGAATGAGTAAGTTGGACGAAATTGTTCGTATTTTTTCAGAAGAAAACAAACAAGGCATGTCTATTGCAATTATTCAAAATGGCACCAGAGAAGATGAAAATGTTGGTATTGGTACTATTGAAACTATTAGGGGCATTGTAGCAGAAAAAGGGTTGGCAAACCCTGCTATTATTGTTATTGGTGATGTTGTTAAAGAACGAGCCGTATTAACATCCATTTATAAAGAAGTTAATGCCATATAG
- a CDS encoding precorrin-2 dehydrogenase/sirohydrochlorin ferrochelatase family protein has protein sequence MEERNNLYPVFLKAKNLSVLIVGGGFVAEEKLTFLLKSSPDAHVTMVSPMFREGTIELAKKGDVTLIEAIYSKCYLKGKHVVVATTDVPEVNIKIYKHCRKRSILVNVADNPRYCDFYMGGIVTKGHVKVAISTNGKSPTTAKRLRQFFEDVIPENVDDLVKNLNEYRKTIKGDFEQKVETLNEFTKGLIEKKKL, from the coding sequence ATGGAAGAAAGGAATAACTTATATCCTGTTTTTTTAAAGGCTAAAAACTTAAGCGTACTTATTGTAGGTGGAGGTTTTGTGGCCGAAGAAAAATTAACTTTTTTACTAAAATCGAGTCCAGATGCACATGTCACAATGGTATCACCTATGTTTAGAGAAGGTACTATAGAACTTGCAAAGAAAGGTGATGTTACATTAATAGAAGCTATTTATAGTAAATGCTATTTAAAAGGAAAGCATGTGGTTGTAGCTACGACTGATGTACCCGAAGTAAATATAAAAATTTACAAGCATTGCAGGAAAAGAAGTATTTTAGTTAATGTTGCCGATAATCCACGATATTGTGATTTTTACATGGGAGGTATTGTAACAAAAGGCCATGTGAAAGTAGCAATTTCCACGAATGGAAAGTCGCCAACAACAGCCAAAAGATTACGTCAGTTTTTTGAGGATGTCATTCCGGAAAATGTAGACGATTTGGTTAAAAATTTAAATGAATATAGAAAAACAATAAAAGGTGATTTCGAGCAAAAAGTAGAAACGCTTAATGAATTTACCAAAGGATTAATTGAAAAAAAGAAATTGTAA
- a CDS encoding NAD(P)/FAD-dependent oxidoreductase: MIKTDILIIGAGPTGLFAVFEAGLLKLKCHLIDALPQPGGQCSEIYPKKPIYDIPGFPEILAGDLTKNLLEQGKQFEPGFTLGERAETIEKQEDGSFIVTTNKGTQHHASVVAIAGGLGSFEPRKPAIEGIADYEDKGVEYIIKDPEFYRNKKVVISGGGDSALDWSIFLSGVASEVTLIHRRNEFRGALDSVEKVRELTLLNKINLITPAEVKELHGDGKIEAVSVIKDGETTKIETDHFIPLFGLSPKLGPIGDWGLEIEKNAIKVDNALNYQTNIPGVFAIGDVNTYPEKLKLILCGFHEATLMCQAAYRIINPGKKYVLKYTTVSGIDGFDGTRKEAPKAVVQAIN; encoded by the coding sequence ATGATTAAAACAGATATACTTATAATAGGAGCAGGTCCAACCGGATTATTTGCAGTTTTTGAAGCGGGTTTATTAAAACTTAAATGTCACTTAATTGATGCATTACCACAACCTGGAGGACAATGTTCTGAGATTTACCCTAAAAAACCTATTTATGATATTCCTGGGTTTCCAGAAATTTTAGCAGGAGATTTAACTAAAAATTTACTTGAACAAGGCAAGCAATTTGAGCCTGGTTTTACTTTAGGTGAACGTGCTGAAACAATAGAAAAACAGGAGGACGGTTCTTTTATTGTTACGACTAATAAAGGAACGCAACACCATGCGTCTGTTGTAGCTATTGCAGGAGGACTAGGGTCTTTTGAACCTAGAAAACCAGCTATCGAAGGTATTGCTGATTATGAAGATAAGGGTGTTGAATACATCATTAAAGACCCGGAATTTTACAGAAACAAGAAGGTAGTGATTTCCGGAGGAGGAGATTCAGCTTTAGACTGGAGTATCTTTTTATCGGGTGTAGCTTCCGAAGTCACATTAATTCACAGAAGAAATGAATTTAGAGGCGCGTTGGACTCTGTTGAGAAAGTTAGAGAGTTAACCCTCTTAAATAAAATAAACCTAATCACTCCAGCTGAAGTTAAGGAACTTCATGGTGACGGAAAAATTGAGGCGGTTAGTGTGATAAAGGATGGTGAAACGACTAAAATTGAAACCGACCACTTTATTCCTTTATTTGGTTTGTCTCCTAAATTAGGACCTATTGGGGATTGGGGATTAGAGATTGAAAAAAATGCTATAAAAGTTGATAATGCTTTAAACTATCAGACAAACATCCCTGGCGTTTTTGCCATAGGAGATGTTAATACATATCCGGAGAAATTAAAATTAATTCTTTGTGGCTTCCATGAGGCTACATTAATGTGTCAGGCAGCTTATAGAATTATCAACCCAGGTAAAAAATATGTCTTGAAGTATACAACAGTTAGTGGAATTGATGGGTTTGATGGGACACGTAAGGAAGCTCCAAAAGCAGTTGTTCAAGCGATTAATTAA
- the epsC gene encoding serine O-acetyltransferase EpsC, which produces MKKSYNVCLKDTVKTFTKRLFYALFDEEQQVVHAQYLETTFLKILSKLSIEDGEEKWKSFNQNLSEIRKQLDLDAIAFENNDPASHSLEEIYLAYPGFYAISIHRLSHALYKLNVPILPRMMSEYIHGITGIDIHPGATIGESFYIDHGTGIVIGETSIIKNNVKIYQGVTLGGIQVSKDLAQVKRHPTINENVTIYANATILGGDIVIGANSIIGANVWITQSVPENSLVTYQTEIKIRPKKNGIR; this is translated from the coding sequence ATGAAAAAAAGTTACAACGTTTGTTTAAAAGATACAGTTAAAACATTTACAAAAAGGTTGTTTTATGCTTTGTTTGATGAAGAACAACAGGTCGTACATGCGCAATATTTAGAAACTACTTTTCTTAAAATACTTTCTAAACTATCAATAGAAGACGGGGAAGAAAAGTGGAAAAGCTTCAACCAAAACCTCTCTGAGATTAGAAAGCAATTAGATTTAGATGCAATAGCTTTTGAAAATAATGACCCAGCATCACACAGTTTAGAGGAAATCTATTTGGCTTACCCTGGTTTTTATGCGATATCTATTCATAGATTGAGTCATGCACTTTATAAATTGAATGTGCCTATTCTCCCTAGAATGATGAGTGAGTATATTCACGGTATTACGGGTATAGATATACATCCAGGAGCCACTATTGGAGAATCATTTTATATAGATCACGGAACGGGAATTGTAATAGGAGAAACATCCATAATAAAAAACAACGTTAAAATTTATCAAGGTGTTACTTTAGGGGGCATTCAGGTTAGTAAAGACTTGGCCCAAGTAAAAAGACACCCAACTATAAATGAAAACGTGACCATATATGCCAATGCAACCATTTTAGGAGGTGATATTGTTATAGGTGCCAATAGTATTATAGGTGCCAATGTATGGATTACCCAATCGGTTCCGGAAAATTCCTTGGTAACCTATCAAACTGAAATAAAAATCAGACCCAAAAAGAATGGCATACGGTAA
- the cysM gene encoding cysteine synthase CysM, whose amino-acid sequence MAYGKTILDFIGNTPLVDASHLISKEGVKLFLKLEGNNPGGSVKDRPAFNMINEALKRGDIKKGGTLVEATSGNTGIALAFIAKLLELNMVLIMPENSTEERVKTMKAYGAEVILTSSDIGIEGSRDLAFKLRDEKGYTLLNQFENDDNWKAHYKTTGPEIWETTQGKITHFVSAMGTTGTIMGVSTYLKEQNKDVTIVGAQPDDNSRIPGIRKWPEEYVPKFFNRSKVDQVIEVTEANAKAITQRLAKEAGVFAGMSSGGSVFCALEVAESINEGVIVAVICDRGDRYLSSPLFE is encoded by the coding sequence ATGGCATACGGTAAAACAATTTTAGATTTTATTGGCAACACACCTTTGGTAGATGCTAGTCATTTAATTTCTAAAGAAGGTGTTAAGCTTTTTTTGAAATTAGAAGGGAATAATCCCGGAGGTAGTGTTAAGGACAGACCTGCTTTTAATATGATTAATGAAGCGCTTAAGCGTGGTGATATTAAAAAAGGAGGCACCTTAGTTGAAGCCACTAGTGGTAATACAGGGATTGCCTTAGCGTTTATTGCAAAACTTTTAGAATTAAATATGGTGTTGATCATGCCTGAAAATTCTACGGAAGAACGCGTAAAGACGATGAAAGCTTATGGAGCCGAAGTTATTTTAACCTCTTCAGATATCGGAATTGAAGGGTCAAGAGATCTGGCATTCAAACTTAGAGATGAAAAAGGCTATACGCTGTTGAATCAGTTTGAAAATGATGATAATTGGAAAGCACATTATAAAACTACTGGGCCTGAAATTTGGGAAACAACACAAGGTAAAATAACTCATTTTGTTTCGGCTATGGGAACAACCGGAACCATTATGGGGGTCTCAACATATTTAAAAGAACAAAATAAAGATGTAACCATTGTAGGAGCACAGCCAGATGACAATTCCAGAATTCCGGGAATAAGAAAATGGCCTGAAGAATATGTGCCTAAATTTTTTAATCGGTCTAAGGTAGATCAGGTTATAGAAGTGACAGAAGCTAATGCCAAAGCAATAACACAACGTTTAGCAAAAGAAGCAGGCGTGTTTGCTGGAATGAGTAGCGGCGGTTCTGTGTTTTGTGCCTTAGAAGTTGCTGAGTCCATTAATGAAGGTGTAATAGTGGCTGTTATTTGTGATAGAGGTGATAGGTATTTATCATCTCCCTTATTTGAATAA
- a CDS encoding homocysteine S-methyltransferase family protein, which yields MSNIKQALQDRILVLDGAMGTMLQAYKFTEEDFRGDRFKDYPTPLQGNNDLLSITQPKAIKEIHAKYFEVGADIVETNTFSGTTIAMADYQMEDLVYELNYESAKIAKEVADEFTAKEPHKPRFVAGSIGPTNRTASMSPDVNDPGYRAVTFDELRIAYKQQVEALIDGGADLLLVETVFDTLNAKAALFAIEEVKEERGIDIPIMLSGTITDASGRTLSGQTAEAFLISVSHIPLLSVGFNCALGANLLQPHLEAIASKTDFAISAHPNAGLPNAFGEYDETPEEMGGQIEEYLKKNLINIIGGCCGTSPEHIRVIADIAAKYKPRTVIPAEAGIS from the coding sequence ATGTCAAACATAAAACAAGCTTTACAAGATCGTATTTTAGTACTGGATGGTGCTATGGGGACTATGTTGCAGGCTTATAAATTTACCGAAGAGGATTTTAGAGGCGATCGTTTTAAAGATTATCCAACACCATTGCAGGGTAATAACGACTTACTATCTATCACACAGCCAAAAGCGATTAAAGAAATACATGCCAAATATTTTGAAGTAGGAGCAGATATTGTAGAAACTAATACCTTCTCTGGCACAACAATCGCTATGGCAGATTATCAAATGGAAGATTTGGTATACGAACTTAATTACGAATCGGCTAAGATTGCCAAAGAAGTTGCCGATGAATTTACAGCAAAAGAACCACACAAACCTCGTTTCGTAGCGGGGTCAATCGGACCTACAAACCGTACGGCGAGTATGTCGCCAGATGTTAACGATCCTGGTTATAGAGCAGTTACTTTTGATGAGCTGCGTATAGCCTATAAACAACAAGTGGAAGCTTTAATTGATGGTGGAGCCGATTTGTTATTGGTAGAAACTGTTTTTGATACCTTAAATGCTAAAGCAGCTTTGTTTGCTATAGAAGAAGTCAAAGAAGAACGGGGCATAGATATTCCTATTATGCTTAGTGGTACCATTACCGATGCATCAGGGAGAACACTTTCCGGTCAAACAGCAGAAGCATTTTTAATTTCCGTATCACATATTCCATTATTGTCAGTAGGTTTTAATTGTGCTTTGGGAGCTAACTTATTACAACCACACTTAGAGGCGATTGCTTCTAAAACAGATTTTGCAATTTCTGCACATCCCAATGCAGGGTTACCAAATGCTTTTGGCGAATATGATGAAACACCAGAAGAAATGGGGGGGCAAATAGAAGAATATTTAAAAAAGAATTTAATAAATATTATAGGAGGCTGTTGTGGTACAAGTCCGGAACATATTAGAGTTATTGCAGACATAGCAGCTAAATATAAACCAAGAACTGTCATTCCTGCAGAGGCAGGAATCTCATAA
- a CDS encoding antibiotic biosynthesis monooxygenase family protein: MILEVAILNIKKGLSEDYEKAFQEAKSIISSMKGYISHELKKCVEQEDKYILLVNWETVEDHEIGFRKSKEYQEWKTLLHDFYEPFPIVEHYTIVDGC; encoded by the coding sequence ATGATTCTCGAAGTAGCCATATTAAACATCAAGAAAGGACTTTCAGAAGATTATGAAAAAGCTTTTCAAGAAGCGAAAAGTATTATTTCGTCCATGAAAGGCTACATATCGCACGAATTAAAAAAGTGTGTGGAGCAAGAAGATAAATATATATTATTAGTGAATTGGGAAACGGTTGAAGATCACGAAATCGGATTTAGAAAATCGAAAGAATATCAAGAATGGAAAACATTGTTGCATGATTTTTATGAACCATTTCCTATAGTAGAACATTATACAATAGTTGATGGTTGTTAG
- a CDS encoding four helix bundle protein — translation MNYTELDVWKYSRELVKLVYKLTKSYPQEELYGLTNQIRRSVISIPSNIAEGVGRQSNKETIHFLFIAKGSLNEVETQLYLSFDLGYILEEELKNILEKVISSKKLLSGFINYYKKI, via the coding sequence ATGAATTATACAGAATTAGATGTTTGGAAATATTCAAGAGAATTGGTTAAGTTGGTTTATAAATTAACAAAATCATATCCTCAAGAAGAGCTATATGGCTTAACAAATCAAATTAGAAGAAGTGTAATTTCTATACCATCAAATATAGCAGAAGGAGTTGGCAGACAATCAAACAAAGAAACTATTCATTTCCTTTTTATAGCAAAAGGCTCTCTTAATGAAGTGGAAACCCAATTATATTTATCCTTTGATTTAGGATATATTTTAGAAGAAGAATTAAAAAACATATTAGAAAAAGTGATTTCAAGCAAAAAATTGTTAAGTGGTTTTATTAATTATTATAAAAAAATATGA